Proteins from one Pseudarthrobacter sp. BIM B-2242 genomic window:
- a CDS encoding ABC transporter permease, with protein sequence MTLLQAAAAPEKPRGQDEGQLEKATERRNRRTYLALLLPGLLGLVVSFVFPLAYMVRMSFNQGAPDGVIVETFTLDTYIQPLTDPYYWKVTLDTFQMGVTVGILCVIVSYPVALFLARSTSKWRGLLIAIAIAPLLTSAVVRTYGWMVILGTNGLINSSLDGLGLIDTPLKLTNNMTGVTIGLVEIFMPYAILAMISGFGRLSPQLEEAAGSLGASKFKVFTKITLPLCLPGLLTAFLLVFVLSISTFITPRLLGGGSVQVLATEIYDQTTGLLNWPFAAALSVILLVLFGLIIAVYQRLTKKIGG encoded by the coding sequence ATGACCCTCCTGCAAGCCGCCGCAGCCCCTGAAAAGCCCCGGGGCCAGGACGAGGGGCAGCTGGAGAAAGCCACCGAACGGCGCAACCGCCGCACCTACCTTGCCCTCCTGCTGCCAGGCCTCCTTGGCCTGGTGGTCAGCTTCGTCTTCCCTCTGGCCTACATGGTCCGGATGTCTTTCAACCAGGGCGCCCCGGACGGGGTCATCGTTGAGACGTTCACACTGGACACCTACATCCAGCCGTTGACGGACCCGTACTACTGGAAAGTCACGCTTGACACCTTCCAGATGGGCGTGACCGTGGGCATCCTCTGCGTCATCGTGTCCTACCCCGTGGCCCTGTTCCTGGCCCGCAGCACCAGCAAATGGCGTGGCCTGCTTATCGCCATTGCCATCGCGCCGCTGCTCACCTCCGCCGTGGTCCGCACCTACGGCTGGATGGTCATCCTGGGAACCAACGGCCTGATCAACTCCTCCCTGGACGGGCTGGGCCTGATCGACACACCACTGAAGCTCACCAACAACATGACCGGTGTGACAATCGGCCTGGTGGAGATCTTTATGCCCTACGCCATCCTGGCCATGATCTCCGGGTTCGGCCGGCTCAGCCCCCAGCTCGAGGAGGCTGCCGGATCCTTGGGAGCTTCCAAGTTCAAAGTGTTCACCAAGATCACCCTCCCGCTGTGCCTCCCGGGCCTGCTGACGGCGTTCCTGCTGGTCTTCGTGCTCTCCATCAGCACCTTCATCACGCCGCGGCTCCTGGGCGGCGGCAGTGTTCAGGTCCTCGCCACCGAGATCTATGACCAGACCACCGGCCTGCTCAACTGGCCCTTCGCTGCCGCCCTGTCCGTCATCCTGCTGGTGCTCTTCGGCCTGATCATCGCCGTCTACCAGCGCCTCACCAAGAAGATCGGAGGCTGA
- a CDS encoding ABC transporter permease, whose translation MSDVKVFKPRFNPAKPAFGLLVFLLYLFLLAPLLIVFVVSFASNQYLSFPPEGFTLKWYEMLPEESTFMEGMKVSLIVAVIVTLIVLALGVPAALALDRFEFKAKAAVQSFFLSPLLIPSIVLALGMVLLFGPLELNNTYAGIIIGHVAITIPFVIRTTLMSLATTDTSCEAAARILGAGSWTVFRRVTLPIIQPGVIAGGVIAFIVSFDEAVISLFVAESGLPTLPVQVLRYVENSADAAVAALSVILILISLAVVVVVERVMGLRKALR comes from the coding sequence GTGAGCGACGTCAAGGTATTCAAGCCGCGCTTCAACCCTGCCAAGCCTGCGTTCGGGCTGCTGGTGTTCCTGCTGTACCTGTTCCTGCTGGCACCCCTGCTGATCGTGTTCGTGGTGTCCTTCGCCTCCAACCAGTACCTGTCCTTCCCGCCCGAAGGGTTCACTCTGAAGTGGTACGAGATGCTTCCGGAGGAAAGCACGTTTATGGAGGGCATGAAGGTCAGCCTGATCGTGGCCGTGATTGTCACGCTCATTGTGCTCGCTCTGGGCGTGCCTGCTGCGCTGGCCTTGGACCGTTTTGAGTTCAAGGCGAAGGCGGCTGTCCAGTCTTTTTTCCTCTCGCCGCTGCTGATTCCCAGCATCGTCCTGGCCCTGGGCATGGTCCTGCTGTTCGGGCCGCTGGAGCTGAACAACACCTATGCCGGCATCATCATCGGCCACGTGGCCATCACCATCCCGTTTGTCATCCGGACCACGCTGATGAGCCTGGCCACCACGGACACGTCCTGTGAGGCGGCGGCCCGCATCCTGGGGGCCGGCTCCTGGACGGTGTTCCGGCGGGTGACCCTGCCCATCATCCAGCCGGGTGTGATTGCCGGCGGCGTCATAGCCTTCATCGTTTCCTTCGACGAAGCGGTGATCTCCCTGTTCGTGGCCGAATCGGGCCTGCCCACCCTGCCCGTGCAGGTGCTGCGGTATGTCGAAAACTCCGCCGATGCCGCCGTCGCGGCCCTGTCCGTCATCCTGATTCTGATCTCGCTGGCTGTGGTGGTAGTCGTCGAACGCGTCATGGGGCTCCGCAAGGCCCTCCGCTAG
- a CDS encoding LamB/YcsF family protein yields the protein MGPMVDLVADLGEGFGAYSMGDDAALLDVVSSANIACGFHAGDPDIMNATVAECVRRGVAIGAHPSFPDLRGFGRRAMDLTADEVRHDVLYQFGALSAFAAYHGAGVVHLAPHGRLGNLVATRPDYAEAVADAAARINPDLIVLAQDGELADAATARRLPVGIVGIADRAYEADGTLVPRSRPGAVIHDPKTIVARTIRMVCEGVIETVAGTDLPIVADTILLHGDTPGAVQLARQVRAELERAGVTIAPLARVLAAKVKAA from the coding sequence ATGGGACCCATGGTTGATCTCGTAGCAGATCTCGGAGAAGGCTTCGGCGCCTACTCGATGGGCGACGACGCGGCCCTGCTCGACGTGGTCTCCAGCGCCAACATCGCCTGCGGCTTCCATGCCGGCGACCCGGACATCATGAACGCCACCGTCGCCGAATGCGTGCGCCGCGGCGTGGCCATCGGCGCGCACCCCAGCTTCCCTGACCTCCGCGGCTTCGGCCGCCGCGCCATGGACCTCACAGCAGATGAAGTCCGCCACGACGTCCTGTACCAGTTCGGGGCGCTGAGCGCTTTCGCTGCCTACCATGGCGCCGGCGTCGTCCACCTCGCACCCCACGGCCGCCTGGGCAACCTCGTGGCCACCCGCCCCGACTACGCGGAGGCCGTGGCTGACGCCGCCGCCCGCATCAATCCGGATCTGATTGTCCTGGCCCAGGACGGCGAACTCGCTGACGCTGCCACAGCCCGCCGGCTCCCCGTGGGCATCGTGGGAATCGCAGACCGGGCCTACGAAGCAGACGGGACCCTGGTGCCGCGCAGCCGGCCCGGCGCCGTGATCCACGATCCCAAAACCATCGTGGCCCGAACCATCCGCATGGTCTGCGAAGGCGTCATCGAGACCGTCGCCGGAACCGACCTGCCGATCGTTGCAGACACCATCCTGCTCCACGGTGACACCCCGGGCGCCGTCCAGCTGGCACGTCAGGTCCGCGCTGAACTGGAACGCGCCGGCGTGACCATTGCCCCGCTCGCCCGGGTGCTCGCCGCCAAAGTGAAAGCCGCCTGA
- a CDS encoding allophanate hydrolase subunit 1: protein MTATPTPALPPVEVFESGDAALRVVASSPDREANWATVHALAEWLDAAGADGVHGAVPTYDSLLVEFDPGVTSARQVRAFVLLGLRQLEFTGAPARTPREFSVPVVYGGEYGPDLERVAGQQQLSVEQIIELHTTKSYVIRCLGAPAGSPMMDGPDFPFPVPRLKDPRLSVPAGAVSVAGRQAVIAPAVAPGGWCVIGQTPLTVLDAMAEPLVPYVPGDTLRFHRIQPEEFAQYAGRKMEAAQ from the coding sequence ATGACCGCCACGCCAACTCCAGCACTGCCTCCGGTGGAGGTGTTTGAATCCGGCGACGCCGCACTGCGCGTCGTCGCGTCCTCTCCGGACCGGGAGGCCAACTGGGCCACCGTCCACGCCCTTGCGGAGTGGCTGGACGCTGCGGGTGCCGACGGCGTCCACGGCGCAGTGCCCACCTACGACTCGCTGCTGGTGGAATTTGATCCCGGCGTCACGTCCGCGCGGCAGGTCAGGGCCTTTGTCCTCCTGGGCCTGCGCCAGCTCGAATTCACCGGCGCCCCCGCCCGCACGCCCCGGGAATTCAGCGTTCCCGTGGTGTACGGCGGCGAGTACGGTCCCGACCTGGAGCGCGTTGCCGGGCAGCAGCAGCTCTCGGTCGAGCAGATCATCGAGCTTCACACCACCAAGTCCTACGTGATCCGCTGCCTCGGCGCTCCGGCCGGCTCGCCCATGATGGACGGTCCCGATTTTCCCTTCCCCGTGCCGCGGCTGAAGGACCCCCGGCTGTCCGTCCCGGCAGGCGCCGTGTCGGTGGCCGGCCGGCAGGCGGTCATCGCCCCCGCCGTGGCACCGGGTGGCTGGTGTGTGATCGGACAGACTCCGCTGACCGTTCTTGACGCCATGGCTGAGCCGCTGGTTCCCTACGTCCCCGGCGACACCCTCCGGTTCCACCGGATCCAGCCCGAAGAGTTCGCCCAGTATGCAGGCCGGAAAATGGAGGCGGCGCAATGA
- a CDS encoding biotin-dependent carboxyltransferase family protein: MSLIIQQPGNTVVTDLGRFRGPRFGLPVNGALDQFSARAANILAGNADKAPLMEATALDFRMRATTDILIAVTGAPLHLTVGGRECQQWEPVSVRAGETVALRRIDGGLRAYVAVHGSVEAPVLLGSCAPDTVVGFGLRLTEGTELKTFRAIPPIRQPYFDLPLFRLGLIRPEFSSTAVVDVTDGPDVDEFGDTADLLYSTEYTVSGRSNHIGLRLGGALPERQSTAEVLSRGVPVGAIEVPSREELLVLHRGRGVTAGYPVLAVVTSRSLDVLAQARPGHKIRFRRTTVTEATAKHRAAIRELETLRSTVGTVFSLLGIGDQPGWHQLAPAAGG, encoded by the coding sequence ATGAGCCTGATCATCCAGCAGCCGGGCAACACCGTGGTCACGGACCTGGGACGCTTCCGCGGCCCCCGGTTCGGACTCCCTGTCAACGGTGCGCTGGACCAGTTCTCTGCCCGGGCCGCCAACATCCTGGCCGGAAACGCTGACAAAGCTCCATTGATGGAGGCCACCGCACTGGACTTCCGCATGCGGGCCACCACGGACATCCTCATCGCCGTCACCGGCGCACCCTTGCACCTCACGGTGGGCGGGCGCGAGTGCCAGCAGTGGGAGCCGGTGTCCGTACGGGCGGGGGAGACCGTAGCGCTGCGAAGGATCGACGGCGGCCTCCGCGCCTACGTCGCTGTCCACGGCTCGGTTGAGGCACCGGTCCTCCTGGGCAGCTGCGCGCCGGACACCGTCGTCGGCTTCGGGCTGCGGCTGACGGAAGGGACCGAACTGAAGACCTTCCGCGCTATCCCGCCGATCCGCCAGCCGTACTTCGATCTCCCGCTGTTCCGCCTGGGCCTCATCCGGCCGGAATTCAGCAGCACTGCGGTGGTGGACGTGACGGACGGCCCGGATGTGGACGAGTTCGGCGACACCGCGGACCTGCTCTACAGCACCGAATACACGGTCAGCGGCCGGAGCAACCATATCGGCCTGCGGCTGGGCGGAGCACTCCCGGAACGCCAGTCCACAGCCGAGGTGTTGTCCCGGGGCGTCCCCGTGGGAGCCATCGAGGTACCGTCCCGCGAAGAACTCCTGGTGCTGCACCGCGGACGTGGGGTCACCGCCGGCTACCCCGTCCTCGCCGTTGTCACCAGCCGCTCGCTGGACGTCCTGGCCCAGGCGCGGCCAGGCCACAAGATCCGGTTCAGAAGAACCACCGTCACCGAAGCAACAGCGAAACACCGGGCAGCGATCAGGGAACTGGAAACACTGCGTTCCACTGTCGGCACAGTGTTCTCGCTCCTGGGCATCGGCGACCAGCCGGGCTGGCACCAGCTCGCGCCGGCCGCCGGAGGCTAA
- a CDS encoding MFS transporter, translating to MSTSTHAAQPHQERLSSKQTRKVVTAGCVGIFVELYDNGIFAFMAGTLALVFLAPGNPDNALLFVFAGYAVSFFVRPLGAVVCGYLGDRIGRQKLLVFVILLISVATAGIGLLPAYSAIGIAAPVLLVLLRMLQGFSVGGEAAGAMTFLAEHAPEGKRGIITSYAQIASFAALLTGTLVAFSMSPWLTQAAIDGGGFGSFAWRIPFLVAIPMGVIGWYIRKAISDTPNFEKLKEEGGLSNNPLKEAFASPEHRRAMLLALFIPLMNGSGYYVLFSYMPTFLKGKQLNFTIGEALLVTACSLVVICIAIPFMGALSDRIGRKKVIAGSAIAMAVIGIPAYALIATGEMALAILGACLMAVVFAGHTAVIHILIVELFPTRVRYSAYGLGYNISSALFGGTAPLLLTWLISITGNIYMPAFYAVITALGTLAAVSTVKDRAHLPLRDA from the coding sequence ATGTCCACCTCTACGCACGCGGCCCAGCCGCACCAAGAGCGGCTCAGCAGCAAGCAGACCCGCAAGGTCGTCACGGCCGGCTGCGTCGGCATCTTCGTGGAACTCTATGACAACGGCATCTTCGCCTTTATGGCTGGAACACTCGCCCTCGTCTTCCTGGCTCCCGGCAACCCGGACAACGCCCTGCTGTTCGTCTTCGCCGGCTACGCTGTGTCCTTCTTCGTGCGCCCCCTTGGCGCTGTGGTCTGCGGTTACCTGGGGGACCGGATCGGGCGGCAAAAGCTGCTGGTCTTTGTCATCCTGCTGATCAGCGTTGCGACGGCGGGCATCGGCTTACTTCCGGCCTACTCGGCCATCGGCATCGCCGCACCGGTCCTCCTGGTGCTGCTCCGCATGCTCCAAGGCTTCTCCGTTGGCGGCGAAGCCGCCGGCGCCATGACCTTCCTCGCCGAGCACGCCCCTGAAGGCAAGCGCGGCATCATCACCTCCTACGCCCAGATCGCCTCGTTCGCAGCCCTGCTCACCGGTACGCTGGTCGCGTTCTCCATGTCGCCCTGGCTCACGCAGGCAGCGATCGACGGCGGCGGCTTCGGTTCGTTCGCATGGCGCATTCCGTTCCTGGTTGCCATCCCCATGGGCGTCATTGGTTGGTACATCCGAAAGGCGATCAGCGACACCCCCAACTTCGAGAAGCTGAAGGAAGAGGGCGGGCTGTCCAATAACCCGCTGAAGGAAGCCTTCGCTTCACCTGAGCACCGCCGTGCCATGCTGTTGGCCCTGTTCATCCCGCTGATGAACGGCTCCGGCTATTACGTCCTGTTCTCCTACATGCCCACGTTCCTCAAGGGCAAACAGCTGAACTTCACCATCGGCGAAGCACTCCTCGTGACCGCCTGCAGCCTGGTGGTCATCTGCATCGCGATTCCGTTCATGGGCGCCCTGTCGGACCGCATCGGCCGCAAGAAAGTCATCGCCGGCTCGGCCATCGCCATGGCCGTCATCGGCATACCCGCCTACGCCCTGATCGCCACGGGCGAGATGGCATTGGCCATCCTGGGAGCCTGCCTTATGGCTGTGGTCTTCGCCGGCCACACCGCCGTGATCCACATCCTGATCGTCGAACTGTTCCCCACCCGGGTCCGCTACTCCGCCTACGGCCTGGGCTATAACATCTCTTCGGCACTCTTCGGCGGCACGGCGCCGCTGCTGCTGACCTGGCTGATCTCCATCACCGGCAACATCTACATGCCCGCCTTCTACGCCGTCATCACGGCGCTGGGCACCCTCGCGGCCGTCAGCACTGTCAAGGACCGGGCACACCTGCCGCTCCGCGACGCCTAA
- a CDS encoding SDR family oxidoreductase gives MSFSDYSTAVVTGASTGMGAAIAERLTKRGLTVHALARNEERLKELADKTGAVPHVVDLTDTAALAAVVGDLEVDVLVNCAGVSRPGNILDSSENDIDELIDVNLRGLLQLTRLVLPGMVERDRGHVVNVSSIAGLYNFYGHTVYHATKAAVHQISRQLRNDTVGKRIRVTEICPGRVETEIFGRNMGGTPEAMEEAWKTYYEGYESLTTDDIVNAMDYAIETPRHVNVGMLELMPTFQVPGGLTFDRR, from the coding sequence ATGTCTTTTTCCGATTACTCAACGGCTGTTGTCACCGGTGCTTCCACCGGAATGGGCGCCGCCATCGCCGAGCGCCTGACCAAACGGGGACTCACGGTCCACGCCCTGGCCAGGAACGAGGAACGCCTGAAGGAACTGGCGGACAAGACCGGCGCAGTCCCGCACGTGGTGGACCTGACTGACACTGCCGCGCTGGCCGCCGTCGTCGGTGATCTTGAGGTGGATGTCCTGGTGAACTGCGCCGGTGTGTCACGGCCGGGCAACATCCTGGACTCCAGCGAGAACGACATCGACGAACTCATTGACGTCAACCTGCGCGGCCTCCTCCAGCTGACCAGGCTGGTCCTGCCGGGCATGGTGGAACGCGACCGCGGCCACGTGGTCAACGTCAGCTCCATCGCCGGCCTCTACAACTTCTACGGCCACACGGTCTACCACGCCACCAAGGCCGCGGTGCACCAGATCTCCCGCCAGCTGCGCAACGACACCGTCGGCAAGCGCATACGCGTCACCGAAATCTGCCCCGGCCGCGTTGAAACGGAAATTTTCGGGCGCAATATGGGCGGCACACCCGAGGCCATGGAAGAGGCGTGGAAGACCTACTACGAAGGCTATGAGTCGCTGACCACCGACGACATCGTCAACGCCATGGACTACGCCATCGAAACACCCCGGCACGTAAATGTTGGCATGCTGGAGCTTATGCCCACGTTCCAGGTCCCCGGCGGCCTCACCTTCGACCGGCGCTAA
- a CDS encoding 2-hydroxyacid dehydrogenase: protein MQTVRTVSFPDQQLLDDLSPLPGGLRGVVWDLESDPDGGTLAEIDGVILPYINAGAVLGSLGKAPNLKYVQTQSTGYDGVIEAAGPAAGVASASGVHAAATAELAIGLILAKLRGIDQAVRDAQYGLWRPERRQSLADRRVLLVGVGGIGHEIALRLAPFEVTVTRVGSSARTDEHGDVHASSELTELAATHDILVSVLPLNEHTHQLIGEEVLAALPYGALVVNVGRGSVVDTAALTKEVLSGRLNCAIDVVDPEPLPQDHPLWSATNALITPHVGGNASAFQPRILKLLRKQLEALAAGQAPANLVQAGPFA from the coding sequence ATGCAAACAGTCCGCACCGTCAGCTTCCCCGACCAGCAGCTCCTCGACGATCTCTCACCCCTGCCCGGAGGGCTGCGGGGAGTCGTCTGGGACCTGGAATCGGATCCCGACGGCGGGACGCTGGCTGAGATTGACGGCGTCATCCTGCCGTATATCAACGCCGGCGCGGTGTTGGGATCCCTGGGCAAAGCCCCCAACCTGAAGTACGTGCAGACGCAGTCCACCGGGTACGACGGCGTGATCGAGGCGGCCGGCCCGGCCGCCGGCGTGGCCAGCGCCTCGGGTGTCCATGCGGCCGCGACGGCGGAGCTTGCCATTGGTCTGATCCTCGCCAAACTGCGCGGCATCGACCAGGCAGTCCGCGATGCGCAGTACGGCCTCTGGAGGCCGGAGCGCCGCCAGTCCCTGGCAGACCGTCGGGTGCTGCTGGTGGGCGTGGGCGGAATCGGTCACGAAATTGCCCTGCGCCTGGCGCCGTTCGAAGTCACCGTCACCCGCGTCGGCAGCTCGGCCCGCACAGACGAACACGGCGACGTGCACGCCTCGTCCGAGCTGACTGAGCTGGCCGCCACGCACGACATTCTTGTGTCGGTACTGCCACTGAACGAGCACACCCACCAGCTGATCGGCGAAGAGGTCCTGGCGGCCCTTCCGTACGGCGCCCTGGTGGTGAACGTTGGCCGCGGCTCTGTGGTGGACACCGCTGCGCTGACCAAGGAGGTTCTGTCCGGACGCCTGAACTGCGCCATCGACGTCGTCGATCCCGAACCGCTGCCGCAGGACCACCCGCTGTGGTCCGCCACCAACGCCCTGATCACCCCGCACGTCGGCGGCAACGCCTCGGCGTTCCAGCCGCGGATCCTGAAACTCCTCCGGAAGCAGCTCGAGGCGCTGGCCGCGGGACAGGCCCCGGCCAACCTGGTACAGGCAGGACCGTTCGCATGA
- a CDS encoding SDR family oxidoreductase → MSPLFDLTGRVALVTGSSRGIGFALARALAEAGATVVLNGINAERLKAAEAALAADFAPGRVHSVAFDVTSDAEAARGVAWVEEHVGPLRVLVNNAGIQHRVPMLELDVADWERVIATDLTSAFLVGRAAARFMIPRGKGKIINICSVQTDLARPTIAPYVAAKGGLRNLTRAMTAEWAGSGLQINGIAPGYIHTEMTQNLVDDEQFNAWILGRTPAHRWGTVQDLAGPAVWLASDGSDFVNGQTVFIDGGMTVVV, encoded by the coding sequence ATGAGTCCACTTTTTGATTTGACGGGTCGGGTTGCTTTGGTGACGGGGTCGAGCCGGGGGATTGGTTTTGCGTTGGCGCGGGCGTTGGCTGAGGCCGGGGCGACGGTGGTGTTGAACGGGATTAATGCGGAGCGGTTGAAGGCCGCGGAGGCGGCGTTGGCTGCCGATTTCGCGCCGGGCCGGGTCCATAGTGTGGCGTTTGATGTCACCAGTGATGCGGAGGCTGCCCGGGGTGTGGCGTGGGTGGAGGAGCATGTGGGCCCGTTGCGGGTCCTGGTGAATAACGCCGGGATCCAGCACCGGGTGCCGATGCTGGAGCTGGACGTCGCGGATTGGGAGCGGGTGATCGCCACGGACCTGACCAGCGCGTTCCTGGTGGGCCGGGCGGCTGCCCGGTTCATGATCCCGCGCGGGAAGGGCAAGATCATTAACATCTGTTCGGTGCAGACGGACCTGGCCCGGCCCACGATCGCCCCGTATGTGGCGGCGAAGGGCGGTTTGCGGAACCTGACCCGGGCGATGACGGCCGAGTGGGCGGGCTCGGGGTTGCAGATCAACGGGATCGCGCCGGGGTATATCCATACGGAGATGACGCAGAACCTGGTGGACGATGAGCAGTTCAATGCCTGGATCCTGGGCCGGACCCCGGCGCACCGGTGGGGGACCGTGCAGGACCTGGCCGGGCCCGCGGTGTGGCTGGCCTCGGACGGGTCGGATTTTGTCAACGGCCAGACGGTCTTTATCGACGGCGGCATGACGGTGGTGGTCTGA
- a CDS encoding L-idonate 5-dehydrogenase codes for MEASAVTGSARETHGTAPAAGTALPVSGPAVVAYAAGDLRIEDVPLAVPGPDEAVVEVAYGGICGSDLHYWLHGAAGESILKAPMVLGHEISGVVVVAAADGTGPAAGTPVAVHPATPGPGDGTVRYPGERPNLSPGCTYLGSAARFPHTDGAFARYVNLPARMLRALPEALDLRTAALIEPASVAWHAVARAGDVAGKSALVIGSGPIGALCVAVLKRAGAARITAVDMHPKPLEIATAVGADAVLQAPDADTIAAVQADIVIESSGSHHGLASAIGGAARGGTVVMVGLLPTGPQPVLISLAITRELDLKGSFRFNDEIDDVITALADGTLHIGPVITHDYPLSQGLDAFTTAKNSAQSGKVLLNFKPE; via the coding sequence ATGGAGGCCTCAGCGGTGACAGGGTCAGCCCGGGAAACCCACGGGACAGCCCCGGCAGCAGGGACAGCCCTGCCCGTCTCCGGCCCGGCCGTGGTGGCGTATGCGGCGGGGGATCTGCGGATCGAGGACGTGCCGCTCGCGGTGCCGGGACCGGATGAGGCGGTGGTGGAGGTCGCGTACGGCGGGATCTGCGGGTCGGACCTGCATTACTGGCTCCACGGCGCGGCCGGCGAATCGATCCTGAAGGCCCCGATGGTGCTGGGGCACGAGATTTCCGGTGTTGTGGTGGTCGCCGCGGCGGACGGGACGGGCCCGGCCGCGGGCACCCCGGTCGCGGTCCACCCGGCGACCCCCGGCCCCGGTGACGGGACGGTCCGGTACCCGGGGGAGCGGCCGAACCTGTCTCCGGGCTGCACCTACCTGGGGTCCGCGGCGCGGTTCCCGCACACCGACGGGGCGTTCGCCCGGTACGTGAACCTGCCCGCCCGGATGCTCCGGGCCCTGCCGGAGGCCCTGGACCTGCGCACCGCGGCGCTGATCGAACCGGCGTCGGTGGCCTGGCACGCGGTGGCCCGGGCCGGGGACGTAGCCGGCAAGTCCGCCCTGGTGATCGGGTCCGGCCCGATCGGGGCCCTGTGTGTTGCGGTCCTCAAACGTGCCGGCGCGGCCCGGATCACCGCCGTCGACATGCACCCCAAGCCGCTGGAGATCGCCACAGCGGTCGGGGCGGACGCGGTCCTGCAGGCACCGGACGCGGACACGATCGCGGCCGTGCAGGCCGATATCGTGATCGAATCCTCCGGCAGCCACCACGGCCTGGCCTCGGCCATCGGCGGCGCGGCCCGCGGCGGGACCGTGGTCATGGTCGGGCTGCTGCCCACCGGACCCCAGCCGGTCCTGATCTCCCTGGCCATTACCCGCGAACTGGACCTCAAAGGCTCATTCCGGTTCAACGACGAGATCGATGACGTCATCACTGCCCTCGCCGACGGCACCTTGCACATCGGGCCCGTCATCACCCACGACTACCCCCTCAGCCAGGGACTCGACGCCTTCACCACCGCCAAAAACTCCGCCCAATCCGGCAAAGTCCTCCTCAACTTCAAACCGGAATGA
- the radA gene encoding DNA repair protein RadA has product MATKTSRASKAPAYKCAECGWTAVKWVGRCGECQAWGTVEETGTAVARTTAATTVVEPARRIAEVDATTAAFLPTGVDELDRVLGGGLVPGAVILLAGEPGVGKSTLLLDVAAKFARTAQDVLYVTGEESAAQVKLRAERIDAVADSLYLSAETDLGQALGQVEKIEPRLLIVDSVQTLSSADVDGSAGGVSQVREVAASIIAAAKRRNMTTLLVGHVTKDGSIAGPRLLEHLVDVVCQFEGERHSRLRMLRAVKNRYGPTDDVGCFDLNEKGIEGLTDPSGLFVSRTKEPVSGTCITVTMEGRRPLLAEVQSLLAESPNSQPRRATSGLDSSRVSMLLAVLQQRAGCLLHKDDSYVATVGGVKLSEPATDLAVALAVASAKARKPLPIRLIAFGEVGLAGEVRPVPGINQRIQEAHRLGFTHAVVPASHNGPGPVPAGFSVREVEHLTEALSLLIG; this is encoded by the coding sequence ATGGCAACAAAGACTTCCCGCGCATCCAAGGCGCCCGCGTACAAATGCGCCGAATGCGGCTGGACCGCCGTCAAGTGGGTGGGGCGCTGCGGCGAATGCCAGGCGTGGGGCACCGTTGAGGAAACCGGTACGGCTGTGGCGCGCACGACGGCGGCAACAACAGTTGTGGAACCGGCGCGCCGGATTGCCGAGGTAGACGCCACCACGGCGGCTTTCCTGCCCACCGGCGTCGACGAACTGGACCGCGTTTTGGGCGGCGGGCTGGTCCCCGGCGCTGTGATCCTCCTGGCCGGCGAGCCGGGTGTGGGCAAGTCCACGCTGCTGCTGGATGTCGCCGCGAAGTTCGCCCGCACCGCGCAGGACGTCCTCTATGTCACGGGCGAGGAGTCCGCGGCCCAGGTGAAGCTGCGCGCGGAACGGATCGACGCCGTCGCGGATTCCCTCTACCTGTCAGCGGAAACGGACCTGGGCCAGGCCCTGGGGCAGGTCGAAAAGATCGAGCCGCGGCTGCTGATTGTGGACTCGGTCCAGACCCTCAGCAGCGCGGACGTGGACGGCAGTGCCGGCGGCGTATCGCAGGTGCGCGAGGTGGCTGCGTCCATCATTGCGGCCGCCAAGCGGCGCAACATGACCACGCTGCTGGTGGGCCACGTGACCAAGGACGGCTCCATCGCCGGGCCGCGCCTGCTCGAGCACCTGGTGGACGTGGTGTGCCAGTTCGAAGGCGAACGCCATTCCCGGCTCCGGATGCTGCGCGCGGTGAAAAACCGGTACGGTCCCACGGATGATGTGGGCTGTTTCGACCTGAACGAGAAGGGGATCGAGGGCCTGACGGATCCCAGCGGGCTGTTTGTCAGCCGCACCAAGGAGCCCGTTTCCGGCACCTGCATCACGGTGACCATGGAAGGCCGGCGGCCGTTGCTGGCGGAGGTGCAGTCGTTGCTGGCCGAAAGCCCCAACTCCCAGCCCCGGCGTGCCACCAGCGGCCTGGACAGTTCCCGGGTGTCCATGCTTTTGGCCGTCCTGCAGCAGCGGGCCGGCTGCCTCCTGCACAAGGACGATTCCTATGTGGCCACGGTGGGCGGCGTGAAGCTCAGCGAACCCGCCACGGACCTGGCCGTTGCCTTGGCCGTGGCCTCTGCCAAGGCCCGCAAGCCCCTGCCCATCCGGCTGATTGCCTTCGGGGAAGTGGGTTTGGCGGGCGAAGTGCGGCCCGTGCCCGGGATCAACCAGCGGATCCAGGAAGCGCACCGGCTGGGCTTCACGCACGCTGTGGTTCCGGCCAGCCATAACGGCCCCGGCCCTGTCCCCGCGGGGTTCTCCGTCCGCGAAGTGGAGCACCTCACGGAGGCACTGAGCCTGCTGATCGGGTAG